Part of the Mycolicibacterium mageritense genome is shown below.
GCTGAGGATCCCGAGCAGCATGATGCCCGCCAACACCAGCAGGAGCGCCCGCACCGTGGGTTGGCTGACCGTCATCCACATGTCCTCACGGGCCAGCGCCTGACTGTCGATCAGGTCGACGACTTGGGTCAGATAGCTGATGCCGTAGCTCGGGCCGCCGAGGAACCACGGGCGGATCGCCCCGAACACCACGAGCAGCCCGCCCAGCAACGTGGCGATCAGCCGGATCAGCGGCAGGAACTCCGACATCGACTGCGTGAACTTGCCTTGTTCCTCGACCGCGCCCGCACCGTCGTCGGCCCGGACCGTGATCTCGCGGTCGAGAGTCTTGCCTGCGCCGGGCAGACTGCTCCACATCCGAAGGGCCGCGACGGCGACGCCTCCGGCAGGCACGTCGAGCCGGGGCGGACTGAACGTGAAACGCACTGCGCCCTCCGGGTCCGTGCCCGACAGCCATGCGCTCAAAGGCAGTGCGCCGCGGCTGTTGTCGAGGGTCACCCGCAGCCGGCCGCGGCGGCGGTTGCGCACCACGACGTGTTCGGGTTCCAGGCGCAGCTGCGCCGTCGTCATCGGTGAGGCGCTCGCGGTCTGAACCAGCGACCCGGTTGCCTCGCTCTCGTCGTTGCCGTCGTTGCACACCACGGTGATCGGGCGTTCGACCTCTGCGCCGGAATTCGGCAGCGGGGCCTGCAGGCTGACCTGAATGCGGGCTTGTTCACCGGCCCGCACGTACAACTGCGGTTGCGAGAAGCCGAAGCGCACCACGCCTTCCGGGTCGCGCCCGGAGAACACCAGTCGACGGTCCCTGCTGCCGCGGCGATTGTCGACCAGCACCGCGACCTCGGCCGAGGTGGCATCCCGCAGCCGCGTCACGGTGCGTTCCAGACGAAGCCGCACCGGGCTGTCCGACGGCGCCTGGGAGCGTTCCTGCATGACGTTGACGAGCGTTTCGATGGGCCCCTGATCGCTGGCCGCCGTGACTTTCAGCGTGCGCGGCACCTGCTGGCCGTATTCCAGTGGGGGAGCGTCGAATCGAACGTCGACATACGTCGAGCGCCGGGGCGGCACCTCGACGGTCTGGGGTTGGAACCGAAACCGGACAGCGCCTTCGGGGTCACTGCCGGACAGATGGTACCGCTGTGGGTAGTTGCTGCCGGAGTTGTCCAACCGCACCCGGAACCGGCCGCTGGTCTGGTCCCGCAGGCGCAGCATCTGCGGTTCGGCCGTCACCGTCACGGGCCCGCCGATGCGGGGCACCGTGACCACGAGTTCGGCGTCGGCGCGTTTGGCGGGATCCTCGACCGAGCAGATCTGGACGTGCAGGCGGAAGCGTTGCACGTAGACGTCGAACCCCGGCCGGATGCTGAACGACACTGTCGTGGTGCTTTCCTCGTCGGTCAACAACCTGATCTCGGGATGCTGGATCTGCAGCCATTCGGGGCCCCGGGGAGCGGTGATCGTGTACCCGTCGACGATCGCGGACCGGTTGCGAATGCAGACGTCGACGGTCCCGCCGCTGACGGGGTCCAATTCCACCTCGGGATGCTCGATGGTCACCGTGGGCGCGGACGCCGGTCGGCCCGCGGGCCGACCAGGGCGGTTGACCGGCGGCGGGGTTGTGACCCGAGGCCGGCCGACGGTCACGGCGGGGAACTTCTGGCTGTGGGTTTCCCGCACGACGGGCACGGATGCGGTCAACGGAGCTTTGTCGAGGGATCCGTCCCCGGTGTCCCAGCCGAGGTAGAAATCGCACTTGGTGCAGAACTGCGCGTTGGCGGCATTCTCGGCACCGCACTGTTCGCAAAGATGCTCTGTCATCTTCGGATCTCCTGACACTGGCCGTCGGTATCGGGTGTGGGCAGCAGCCGGCCGAGTTTGCGGTACTCCTGTTGGATCGCCGCGGTGACATGCTCGTTGTCGATCTCGGCACCGGTGCCCGCGGCCAGGTAGGCCGCGGTGATCGCAGCCGAGCGAATGTTGCCTCCCGACAACGGGAAAGCCCGGGCAACGGCGCCCAGGTCGAGTTCTCCGCGCGTGGGCACCGGTGGGGCCAGGCAGCGCCGCCATAGTGCGAGCCGGGCGGTCTCGTCGGGCACCGGGAAGTCCACCACCATGTCGAGGCGACGGGTGAACGCGTCGTCGAGGTTGGCCCGCAGATTGGTCGCCAGCACGGCCAGGCCGTCGAACGTCTCCATCCGCTGCAGCAGGTATGCGCTCTCGATGTTGGCGTACCGGTCGTGCGCATCGCGCACTTCGCTGCGCTTGCCGAAGATCGCGTCGGCCTCGTCGAACAGCAGCACCGCGCTGACCCGGGCGGCCTCGGTGAAGATCCGCTCCAGGTTCTTCTCGGTCTCGCCGATGTACTTGTCCACCACCGTCGCGAGATTGACGGTGTAGAGGTCGAGTCCGAGATCGGCCGCAATCACCTCGGCGGCCATGGTCTTTCCCGTGCCCGAATCACCGGCGAACAGCGCGGTCACCCCCGTGCCACGCCCACCACCCGGGCGCATCCGCCAGTCCGACAGCACCAGTTCGCGTTTGCGGGCCCGGGTGGTCAAGTCGCGCAACTGATTGAGTGCCTTGTCGGGCAGGACGAGGTCCGGCCACGAGACCGCGGGCTCGATGCGCCTCGCCAACTGCTCGAGGCCCGCGGCGTTCTGGGCCCGGGCGCCGCGGCGCAGATCGGTGTCGGCGGGCGAGCCGCCCGCCGACCGGGCGAGAGATTCGGCCGCGGCGATCGCCGCGGTGATCTGGCGGGGCCCGAACACGTACTGCGCCGCGATGTCCTCGACATCGATACCGTCGGCGAGGGATCCGAGTTCACGCTGCCACACCTCGATGCGTTCACCGACACTGAGCCGTGCGGCGTCGGCGACCAGCGGCACGCGGTCCGACCACGTGGGGTTCCACGCCGAAATCCCGGTGAGCGCAACCGGGACCGGCAGGTGTGACAGCCGGTGGACGACAGCGGCGGTGTCGGCTCCGAGTGCGTCGACCGGCGAGACCACCAGGCCGGCGTTGCACAGCAGCGCTTCCCGGCCGAGCATCGCGACCGTGCTCGCAAGGTCGGAAGATGTTGCCAACCGTGTTGCGTCACAACACAGTACGTTGTAGCCGGCGGTGCTGAAAGCGTCACCGGCGATGGCGGCGCCGGCGTCGCTGACCGACTCCCGCACATAGCAGAACCGCTCGCCGGCCTTGAACGCCTGGGCGAGCTCACGGGACTGTGGGCAGTGATGGCGACGTGGCTCGACGAGCAGCTCTGCCAGGGCGGCGTCGGGGCGGTCGTCACCCAAGAGGTAGGCGGTCACC
Proteins encoded:
- a CDS encoding zinc ribbon domain-containing protein; protein product: MTEHLCEQCGAENAANAQFCTKCDFYLGWDTGDGSLDKAPLTASVPVVRETHSQKFPAVTVGRPRVTTPPPVNRPGRPAGRPASAPTVTIEHPEVELDPVSGGTVDVCIRNRSAIVDGYTITAPRGPEWLQIQHPEIRLLTDEESTTTVSFSIRPGFDVYVQRFRLHVQICSVEDPAKRADAELVVTVPRIGGPVTVTAEPQMLRLRDQTSGRFRVRLDNSGSNYPQRYHLSGSDPEGAVRFRFQPQTVEVPPRRSTYVDVRFDAPPLEYGQQVPRTLKVTAASDQGPIETLVNVMQERSQAPSDSPVRLRLERTVTRLRDATSAEVAVLVDNRRGSRDRRLVFSGRDPEGVVRFGFSQPQLYVRAGEQARIQVSLQAPLPNSGAEVERPITVVCNDGNDESEATGSLVQTASASPMTTAQLRLEPEHVVVRNRRRGRLRVTLDNSRGALPLSAWLSGTDPEGAVRFTFSPPRLDVPAGGVAVAALRMWSSLPGAGKTLDREITVRADDGAGAVEEQGKFTQSMSEFLPLIRLIATLLGGLLVVFGAIRPWFLGGPSYGISYLTQVVDLIDSQALAREDMWMTVSQPTVRALLLVLAGIMLLGILSSSGKYTIMAGFCAGALMVLYIVFAMSTLHSNAPAYGVPLVVAGAVIGIIGGFCVKRGTS
- a CDS encoding ATP-binding protein, yielding METPLDSTRYLLGRAMLVEERIRTLVAHRRSHDPAPDDPFRGLYLSDDVVDALLSPTPPAPDPPRQARWEFEDRADLAESEGTELRLRALARAAGLCAHEVELLVACQLPDLDARFERLYGYLNDDVTRRRATVGLALELADLSPLDASARAMLAPGSALVDNALVTIDDTERPFLTRALRVPDRVTAYLLGDDRPDAALAELLVEPRRHHCPQSRELAQAFKAGERFCYVRESVSDAGAAIAGDAFSTAGYNVLCCDATRLATSSDLASTVAMLGREALLCNAGLVVSPVDALGADTAAVVHRLSHLPVPVALTGISAWNPTWSDRVPLVADAARLSVGERIEVWQRELGSLADGIDVEDIAAQYVFGPRQITAAIAAAESLARSAGGSPADTDLRRGARAQNAAGLEQLARRIEPAVSWPDLVLPDKALNQLRDLTTRARKRELVLSDWRMRPGGGRGTGVTALFAGDSGTGKTMAAEVIAADLGLDLYTVNLATVVDKYIGETEKNLERIFTEAARVSAVLLFDEADAIFGKRSEVRDAHDRYANIESAYLLQRMETFDGLAVLATNLRANLDDAFTRRLDMVVDFPVPDETARLALWRRCLAPPVPTRGELDLGAVARAFPLSGGNIRSAAITAAYLAAGTGAEIDNEHVTAAIQQEYRKLGRLLPTPDTDGQCQEIRR